One part of the Caproiciproducens sp. CPB-2 genome encodes these proteins:
- a CDS encoding branched-chain amino acid aminotransferase, with protein sequence MQEIRVELTEHPQSKPTDSSKLGFGTIFTDHMFIMNYDEGEGWHDARIVPFGPIELSPAAMCLHYGQSVFEGMKAYRAVDGRILLFRPDKNMARLNSSNDRLCIPLIDEAFSQKAIEKLVSIEKDWIPSAEGTSLYIRPFIIGIDPHIGVHPAQHLLFIILCSPVGAYYPEGLDPVKIYVETNYVRAVKGGMGYTKTAGNYAASLKAQDEAEKQNYTQVLWLDGVERKYIEEVGTMNVFFVIGDEIVTPELQGSILPGITRMSSIELLKSWGMKVVERKLSIDELAKAAENGQLKEAFGTGTAAVISPIGHLKWGDDVMDINNGEIGPISQRLYDTLTGIQWGKIKDEFGWTVEVK encoded by the coding sequence ATGCAGGAAATCAGAGTTGAACTGACTGAACATCCACAATCCAAGCCAACCGATTCAAGTAAACTCGGATTCGGTACGATCTTTACAGATCATATGTTCATTATGAACTATGATGAGGGAGAGGGCTGGCACGACGCCAGAATTGTCCCGTTTGGACCGATTGAACTATCGCCGGCGGCGATGTGCCTGCATTACGGCCAGTCTGTTTTTGAGGGAATGAAAGCTTATCGTGCGGTTGACGGCAGAATCCTGCTTTTCAGACCGGACAAGAATATGGCCCGTCTCAATTCTTCCAATGACCGGCTTTGCATTCCGCTGATCGATGAAGCGTTCAGCCAGAAAGCGATCGAGAAGCTGGTATCCATTGAAAAGGACTGGATTCCGTCCGCGGAAGGAACCTCCCTTTACATCCGTCCGTTTATTATCGGAATCGATCCCCATATCGGAGTACATCCGGCACAGCATCTGCTTTTCATTATTCTTTGCTCGCCCGTCGGGGCCTATTATCCGGAAGGGCTGGATCCGGTGAAGATTTATGTGGAAACCAACTATGTGCGCGCCGTCAAGGGCGGGATGGGCTATACCAAAACGGCCGGCAACTACGCGGCTTCCTTAAAAGCGCAGGATGAAGCGGAAAAGCAGAATTACACCCAGGTTCTCTGGCTGGACGGCGTAGAGCGCAAATACATTGAAGAAGTCGGCACCATGAATGTATTTTTTGTCATTGGAGATGAAATCGTAACCCCCGAGCTGCAGGGCTCCATTCTTCCGGGAATCACCCGCATGTCCTCCATTGAACTGCTCAAATCATGGGGCATGAAGGTCGTCGAGCGCAAATTGTCCATCGATGAGCTTGCAAAGGCCGCGGAAAACGGTCAGCTGAAGGAAGCGTTTGGTACCGGCACCGCCGCCGTCATTTCCCCGATCGGCCATCTGAAATGGGGAGACGATGTAATGGACATCAACAACGGAGAAATCGGGCCGATTTCCCAGCGCCTTTACGATACCCTGACGGGAATTCAATGGGGAAAGATCAAAGACGAATTCGGCTGGACTGTTGAAGTAAAATAA
- a CDS encoding RluA family pseudouridine synthase, with protein sequence MRELSFSVPQEYEEIRLKSFLRSYCGISARLMIRLKREPMGIARNGLHAIVTETLNAGDTVCIRMPGDTKLHEPLSVPLAVVYEDSDLLIVDKPSGMPMYPTPGHDCDSLANAAAAYSLSKGERLSFRPVYRLDKDTTGLVVLAKNSYCAAQLAAKIEKEYVAVCEGILMGEGTIDEPIGLKEGHSIQREVTEKGERAVTHWRVLSSGGGHTLVSFRLRTGRTHQIRVHMAHIGHPLAGDDFYGGGLRFLSRQALHCMNIHFIHPVTQRETDLSCTLPSDMHSLLAGCGMEEYTKTE encoded by the coding sequence ATGCGCGAGCTTTCTTTTTCAGTGCCACAAGAATACGAGGAAATCAGGCTGAAAAGCTTTCTGCGTTCGTACTGCGGAATCTCCGCCCGGCTGATGATCCGGTTGAAACGCGAGCCCATGGGCATTGCGAGAAACGGCTTGCATGCCATTGTGACGGAAACGCTAAACGCGGGGGATACGGTATGTATCCGGATGCCGGGCGACACGAAGCTGCACGAACCGCTCAGCGTCCCCCTTGCGGTCGTCTATGAGGACAGCGATCTTCTGATTGTCGATAAGCCTTCCGGTATGCCGATGTATCCAACGCCCGGCCACGACTGCGACAGCCTTGCAAACGCGGCTGCGGCGTATTCTCTTTCCAAAGGGGAGCGGCTTTCCTTCCGTCCCGTATACCGGTTGGATAAAGATACAACCGGGCTGGTCGTCCTGGCGAAAAATTCTTACTGCGCGGCGCAGCTCGCCGCCAAAATTGAAAAGGAATATGTTGCTGTGTGTGAGGGAATTCTTATGGGAGAGGGAACGATCGATGAACCGATCGGGCTGAAAGAGGGGCACAGCATTCAGCGTGAGGTCACGGAAAAAGGGGAGAGGGCGGTTACGCATTGGAGGGTGCTGAGCAGCGGCGGCGGACACACCTTGGTTTCCTTCCGGCTGAGGACGGGCAGAACCCATCAGATTCGCGTGCATATGGCACATATCGGTCATCCCCTCGCGGGGGATGATTTTTACGGCGGCGGCCTGCGGTTCCTTTCAAGACAGGCGCTCCACTGCATGAATATTCATTTTATTCATCCGGTCACCCAAAGGGAAACAGACCTTTCCTGCACGCTTCCAAGCGATATGCATTCGCTGCTTGCTGGATGCGGTATGGAAGAATACACAAAAACAGAGTAA